TCAAGGCCGAGATTAGACCTCCCTTTGACAGAGTTTATCTTCTCCAGCTTCAAACCAGCCCTGAACCTTGCAATGAAATGATCAGCTTTGGTATTCACATCTGGGCTTGGACAAAACAATGGGCCTGCCATCGATTCTCCGCCGTCGACACGTCCGGTTTTATTTCCATCCGCAGGGCTCGATTCACCGCTTAATGGATCATCCAAATCCGGTGACCCACTCCTTGAACTGTTGATGCTTTTTAATCTGACGAAATCACCATGTACTTCGAACTTCCACGCCGGCATTTTAAACGGTGGAGGGGGTGGCGGCGGAGGGATTGTATTGAACGGCGATTCGTTACCACTTTCGACGTTCTCTTCGACATTGTTGACGTTTCTTATCTTGACTGGCAAAGGAGATTTCTGGATCGTCGTTACAGGTGGTTTATTGGGTTCTCTTTTCGATGCACGCGCTTCCATTGACGGTGGCAGCGTTGGAGGTGGAGAGGTTGAATGATGCTTTCTGGCTTTGTTTTTCTTGGAAGAGAAGATGTTATAGAACGACGGTAGTGGTGGAGgtggcggcggcggcggcggcgaTGGGGGTGGATATAAAGGAAGTGTTGCAAGGTTGAAGAATTCATCAAGGTTTTCCACGCTTCTTTgcctttgcttcttcttttttcttcttaacGAAGTTAAGAATTCTTTAGTCACTCCACCTCTCTTTTTCTCACTCTTCTTACTTCTCTTTTCCGACCCAGATATTGGCGGCGGCGGCGGAGGTGGAGGCGGTGGATgaggtggaggtggaggtggtgaAGCTGGTGGCTTAGTTGGCGGCGGTGATGATGGTGATGGAAGAGAATACTTGTTTGTTACCTCACTGTACGCGTCTTCCTTACGTTCACTTCTCTCCCTAAGTCGAACATCTTCATAAGCCCGCTTAGGTTTCCTTCTAACAGCCTTAGGAGGCTGCGGTGGAGGCGACTGAGGCGGCGTTGGAGGCGATGCTGCGGCTGCTGCAGGTGGTGGAACTGACACTAGCTGCGGAGACGTACGATGAACAGTATCGACAGCTATATCctttaagttatttaagtaaacTTGTTCTTCATCATGCTCCCGCCTCGACCTACTCCGGTAATTATACAACCCAGTATCATCATAAAACCTCCACCGATCATCGCCGTTCATTGTCCAAGTAGATTCCTGACGTAGATCTGGATATGAACTGCTGCTTCTCATCCTCCGCAGCGAGTTATACGCCGTCCGATCTGATGACAATGCGTGATCGTAACTCCATTGACCTGGAGTTGAGCTTCGAACATGATGGTCAACATGTCTCGGTGTCGAAGAAAACTTGTAATCTTGGTAAGAAGAAGTTGGGGTCTCATTGGCATCATTGTCGCCGTTGCTTTTGCTAAGAAAAGCACAGATAATGGCGAAAAGTACGAGGACTAGGTTGAGGGAATCCCATGATTTTTTAACGAGTTGTGGCTTGAATATTTTGGAAGTGAAAGACAAGAAGGAAGGGATGATG
This genomic window from Gossypium raimondii isolate GPD5lz chromosome 10, ASM2569854v1, whole genome shotgun sequence contains:
- the LOC105776804 gene encoding uncharacterized protein LOC105776804, with the protein product MEEFDEDMTPFWLRTTDNRRLRRRHLLFNTGIIIILLLAVAFAFIFIIIPSFLSFTSKIFKPQLVKKSWDSLNLVLVLFAIICAFLSKSNGDNDANETPTSSYQDYKFSSTPRHVDHHVRSSTPGQWSYDHALSSDRTAYNSLRRMRSSSSYPDLRQESTWTMNGDDRWRFYDDTGLYNYRSRSRREHDEEQVYLNNLKDIAVDTVHRTSPQLVSVPPPAAAAASPPTPPQSPPPQPPKAVRRKPKRAYEDVRLRERSERKEDAYSEVTNKYSLPSPSSPPPTKPPASPPPPPPHPPPPPPPPPPISGSEKRSKKSEKKRGGVTKEFLTSLRRKKKKQRQRSVENLDEFFNLATLPLYPPPSPPPPPPPPPLPSFYNIFSSKKNKARKHHSTSPPPTLPPSMEARASKREPNKPPVTTIQKSPLPVKIRNVNNVEENVESGNESPFNTIPPPPPPPPFKMPAWKFEVHGDFVRLKSINSSRSGSPDLDDPLSGESSPADGNKTGRVDGGESMAGPLFCPSPDVNTKADHFIARFRAGLKLEKINSVKGRSNLGLDPGPSSV